A single window of Halococcus salifodinae DSM 8989 DNA harbors:
- a CDS encoding 30S ribosomal protein S4e produces the protein MSKHQKRLSVPNSWPVERKTETFTVKAGAGPHGESGVPLLVVLRDVLGYVDSRKEARYALNQGSVLVNGDTLDDEERPIGMFDILEFVERNEHYRVFPDEGGRLALTTIDADDADSKLGKIEGKQQVPGGATQLALHDGRTLEIDDASEYAGSDSIVVDEDDEILAHFPYEEGALVTAVEGRHAGEIGEIDDIQVTPGSSSNNVTITQDDGGFETVAEYVVVIDENFVDEDDDDTVTAAGEDTDATDDPTEDADDGAEAEDDGTDADDGGDDE, from the coding sequence ATGAGTAAGCACCAGAAGCGACTTTCCGTGCCGAACTCGTGGCCCGTCGAGCGCAAGACCGAGACGTTCACCGTGAAGGCGGGCGCGGGCCCGCACGGCGAGAGCGGGGTTCCGCTGCTCGTCGTTCTGCGGGACGTGCTCGGCTACGTCGACTCCCGGAAAGAGGCGCGCTACGCGCTGAATCAGGGCTCGGTGCTCGTCAACGGCGACACGCTCGACGACGAGGAACGTCCGATCGGGATGTTCGACATCCTCGAGTTCGTCGAGCGAAACGAGCATTACCGAGTGTTCCCCGACGAGGGCGGTCGGCTCGCGCTGACGACGATCGACGCCGACGACGCGGACTCGAAACTCGGCAAGATCGAGGGCAAACAGCAGGTGCCCGGCGGCGCGACACAGCTCGCGCTCCACGACGGCCGCACCCTCGAGATCGACGACGCGAGCGAGTACGCCGGCAGCGACTCGATCGTGGTCGACGAGGACGACGAGATCCTCGCGCACTTCCCCTACGAGGAGGGTGCGCTGGTGACCGCAGTCGAGGGTCGTCACGCCGGCGAGATCGGCGAGATCGACGACATCCAGGTCACGCCTGGCAGCTCCTCGAACAACGTCACCATCACCCAGGACGACGGCGGGTTCGAGACGGTCGCTGAGTACGTGGTCGTCATCGACGAGAACTTCGTCGACGAGGACGACGACGACACCGTCACGGCCGCCGGCGAGGACACCGACGCCACCGACGACCCCACCGAGGACGCGGACGATGGGGCAGAGGCGGAAGACGACGGGACCGACGCCGACGACGGAGGTGACGACGAGTGA
- the rplX gene encoding 50S ribosomal protein L24 has product MSKQPHKQRTRTERAPLHEKHRQVRATLDDDLREEYDRRNARVNEGDTVEVLRGDFAGEEADVVAVDLKDATVHVEDVVTETADGEEVARPLDASNLRITDLDLEDDRREERLEADDE; this is encoded by the coding sequence ATGAGCAAACAACCACACAAACAACGGACACGAACGGAGCGCGCGCCGCTCCACGAGAAGCATCGCCAGGTCCGTGCGACGCTCGACGACGACCTCCGCGAGGAGTACGACCGGCGGAACGCCCGGGTCAACGAGGGCGACACCGTCGAGGTCCTGCGCGGCGATTTCGCCGGCGAGGAGGCCGACGTCGTGGCTGTCGACCTGAAGGACGCGACCGTCCACGTCGAGGACGTCGTCACCGAGACCGCAGACGGCGAGGAGGTCGCCCGACCGCTCGACGCGAGCAACCTTCGGATCACCGACCTCGATCTGGAGGACGACCGGCGCGAGGAGCGCCTGGAGGCCGACGATGAGTAA
- a CDS encoding 50S ribosomal protein L14 yields MEALAADVTQGLEKGSLVTCADNTGARELRVISVSGYSGTKNRHPKAGLGDKVSVSVTKGTPEMRRQVLEAVIVRQRKPIRRPDGTRVKFEDNAAVVVDENEDPRGTELRGPVAREVAERFGSIASAATMIV; encoded by the coding sequence ATGGAAGCCCTCGCCGCCGACGTCACGCAGGGCCTCGAAAAGGGCTCGCTCGTGACGTGTGCGGACAACACGGGCGCGCGCGAGCTGAGGGTCATCAGCGTGTCGGGCTACTCCGGCACGAAAAATCGCCACCCGAAGGCGGGTCTCGGCGACAAGGTGTCGGTCTCGGTGACCAAAGGCACCCCCGAGATGCGCCGTCAGGTGCTCGAAGCCGTGATCGTCCGCCAGCGAAAGCCGATCCGACGACCAGACGGCACCCGCGTGAAGTTCGAAGACAACGCCGCGGTGGTCGTCGACGAGAACGAGGACCCCCGGGGGACCGAACTCCGCGGGCCCGTCGCACGCGAAGTCGCCGAGCGGTTCGGCTCGATCGCGAGCGCGGCCACGATGATCGTTTAG
- a CDS encoding 30S ribosomal protein S17 codes for MALGLNVDEPETTCDDPNCPFHGTVSVRGGTVDGMVASTEMHRSVIVEREYDVTVPKYDRKMKRRSRTPAHAPDCLDLSVGDAVRIAETRPLSKTKAHVVVGTLDTTRDLGASSLSGPSDPDSEVALDEIEASTGESGGDA; via the coding sequence ATGGCGCTAGGATTGAACGTCGACGAACCCGAGACGACCTGCGACGACCCGAACTGTCCGTTCCACGGCACGGTTTCGGTGCGTGGCGGGACGGTCGACGGGATGGTCGCCTCGACGGAGATGCATAGATCGGTGATCGTCGAACGCGAGTACGACGTCACCGTACCGAAGTACGATCGGAAGATGAAGCGGCGCTCGCGCACTCCCGCGCACGCGCCCGACTGTCTCGACCTCTCGGTGGGCGACGCGGTCCGGATCGCCGAGACCCGGCCGCTCTCGAAGACCAAGGCCCACGTCGTCGTCGGCACGCTCGACACGACCCGGGACCTCGGCGCGAGCAGTCTCTCCGGCCCCTCCGATCCCGATTCGGAGGTCGCCCTCGACGAGATCGAGGCGTCGACCGGAGAATCCGGAGGTGACGCCTGA
- a CDS encoding ribonuclease P protein component 1 yields MALTPATLARHELCGLHTRVAAADNATLTGIEGRVVRETKNTLSVETAATAGGATAAKQVPKAGATFEFALGGESVAPADVTPADPEAAETVHVTVEGERLVATPARRTERSSDSTWR; encoded by the coding sequence ATGGCGCTCACTCCCGCAACGCTCGCGCGACACGAACTCTGTGGCCTGCACACGCGGGTCGCAGCGGCCGACAACGCCACTCTCACGGGTATCGAGGGACGGGTCGTGCGCGAGACGAAAAACACGCTGTCGGTCGAAACGGCGGCGACCGCGGGTGGAGCCACGGCCGCGAAACAGGTACCGAAGGCGGGCGCGACCTTCGAGTTCGCGCTCGGCGGCGAGTCGGTCGCCCCAGCGGACGTCACCCCGGCCGACCCCGAAGCAGCCGAGACCGTCCACGTGACGGTCGAGGGCGAGCGGCTGGTCGCGACACCGGCCCGCCGCACCGAACGGAGCAGTGATTCGACATGGCGCTAG
- the rpmC gene encoding 50S ribosomal protein L29 encodes MAILHAAEMRDMTPAEREAELEELETELLNTRAVQAAGGAPENPGRIGELRRTIARLKTIRNEEGDDESEEDA; translated from the coding sequence ATGGCGATCCTCCACGCCGCGGAGATGCGCGACATGACGCCCGCCGAGCGCGAGGCCGAGCTCGAAGAGCTCGAGACCGAGCTGCTCAACACACGGGCTGTGCAGGCAGCCGGCGGTGCGCCAGAGAACCCCGGCCGGATCGGGGAGCTCCGGCGGACCATCGCGCGACTCAAGACGATCAGAAACGAGGAAGGCGACGACGAGAGCGAGGAGGACGCCTGA
- a CDS encoding 30S ribosomal protein S3 translates to MGSEQTFIEDGMQRTQIDEFFGDELERAGYGGMDLAKTPMGTQIVLRAEKPGMVIGKGGKNIRKITTQLEERFDLDDPQIDVQEVDEPDLNAQIVADRLGNALERGWYFRKAGHTTIDRIMDAGARGAEITLNGKVTGARSRNEKFNRGYIKHNGEPAQSIVDRGDGVAVMKLGTIGVTVRIIPPDAELPDDFRIQEDVDTSVLEPEEVEGDDVEELLSGEGEADEPVAGPDESESDEDFEVTETPPEGDAEATGAEEIIEEEIESEQGSAETSPEEPAEAGEDIDEELSEETDAAAEAIIDEMDDAEAGGDLTVIDGVGDAKADALVEAGFESVADVRAASEDDLAEAEGVGPAFAERIKAGAEEFDGGDA, encoded by the coding sequence ATGGGCTCCGAGCAGACGTTCATCGAGGACGGGATGCAGCGGACCCAGATCGACGAGTTCTTCGGCGACGAGCTGGAGCGCGCTGGCTACGGCGGGATGGATCTCGCCAAGACCCCGATGGGGACCCAGATCGTGCTGCGGGCCGAGAAGCCCGGCATGGTGATCGGGAAGGGTGGGAAGAACATCCGGAAGATCACGACCCAGCTCGAAGAGCGCTTCGACCTCGACGACCCACAGATCGACGTTCAGGAGGTCGACGAACCCGACCTCAACGCCCAGATCGTCGCGGATCGACTGGGCAACGCTCTCGAACGTGGCTGGTACTTCCGGAAGGCGGGCCACACCACGATCGATCGGATCATGGACGCGGGCGCACGCGGTGCGGAGATCACCCTCAACGGGAAGGTGACCGGTGCACGCTCGCGTAACGAGAAGTTCAACCGGGGCTACATCAAGCACAACGGCGAACCGGCCCAGAGCATCGTCGACCGCGGCGACGGTGTCGCGGTGATGAAGCTCGGGACGATCGGCGTCACAGTCAGAATCATCCCGCCGGACGCGGAGCTGCCCGACGACTTCCGCATCCAGGAGGACGTCGACACCAGCGTGCTCGAACCCGAAGAGGTCGAGGGCGACGACGTCGAGGAACTCCTCAGCGGCGAGGGCGAGGCCGACGAGCCCGTTGCCGGTCCCGACGAGTCCGAGAGCGACGAGGACTTCGAGGTGACCGAAACGCCCCCTGAAGGTGACGCGGAAGCCACTGGGGCCGAGGAGATCATCGAAGAGGAGATCGAGTCCGAGCAGGGTTCGGCCGAAACCTCACCAGAGGAGCCCGCCGAAGCGGGCGAGGACATCGACGAGGAGCTCTCCGAGGAGACCGACGCCGCGGCCGAGGCGATCATCGACGAGATGGACGACGCCGAGGCCGGTGGAGACCTCACCGTCATCGACGGCGTTGGCGACGCGAAGGCCGACGCACTCGTCGAGGCCGGCTTCGAGTCGGTCGCGGACGTGCGCGCGGCGAGCGAGGACGACCTCGCCGAGGCCGAAGGCGTCGGCCCGGCGTTCGCCGAGCGCATCAAGGCGGGCGCAGAGGAGTTCGACGGAGGTGACGCCTGA
- a CDS encoding 50S ribosomal protein L22 — translation MGISYSVDADPERTAKAMLRERHMSHKHSKEIARELKGRTVADARTYLEAVIAGDRSVPFRSHNTGVGHRSDIDGWDAGRYPEKASKAFLDLLENVGANAEHQGFEPDPMTIKHVAAHKIGEVQGRQPRAMGRASAWNTPEVDVELIVEEPDEDEEGEN, via the coding sequence ATGGGAATCAGCTACAGCGTGGACGCGGACCCCGAGCGAACGGCGAAAGCCATGCTCCGGGAGCGCCACATGAGCCACAAGCACAGCAAGGAGATCGCCCGGGAGCTGAAGGGCCGCACCGTCGCCGACGCACGCACGTACCTCGAAGCCGTGATCGCCGGCGATCGGTCGGTCCCCTTCCGCTCGCACAACACGGGCGTGGGCCATCGCAGCGACATCGACGGCTGGGACGCCGGTCGCTACCCCGAGAAGGCCTCGAAGGCCTTTCTCGATCTGCTCGAAAACGTCGGCGCGAACGCCGAACACCAGGGGTTCGAGCCCGATCCGATGACGATCAAACACGTCGCCGCCCACAAGATCGGCGAGGTGCAGGGCCGACAGCCCCGGGCGATGGGCCGCGCGAGCGCGTGGAACACGCCCGAGGTCGACGTCGAACTGATCGTCGAGGAACCCGACGAGGACGAGGAGGGTGAGAACTGA
- a CDS encoding 30S ribosomal protein S19, whose protein sequence is MSSDYRTGREGEFTYRGHTVEELQEMDREAVAELLPARLRRTIERGLSVEQEQLIEEAAESGTEETANDPIRTHLRDMPVLPAFVNKTFAVHNGQEFERVRVEPEMLGHYLGEFQLTRTSVEHGQAGIGATRSSKFVPLK, encoded by the coding sequence ATGAGTTCGGACTACAGAACCGGTCGCGAGGGCGAGTTCACCTACCGCGGCCACACAGTTGAGGAGCTACAGGAGATGGACCGAGAAGCGGTCGCGGAGCTGCTACCCGCACGCCTGCGCCGCACCATCGAGCGCGGCCTCTCGGTCGAACAGGAACAGCTGATCGAGGAGGCCGCCGAAAGCGGCACCGAGGAGACCGCGAACGATCCGATCAGGACGCACCTGCGCGACATGCCGGTGCTGCCCGCGTTCGTCAACAAGACGTTCGCGGTTCATAATGGCCAAGAGTTCGAGCGAGTCCGTGTCGAGCCCGAGATGCTCGGCCATTACCTGGGCGAGTTCCAGCTCACCCGGACCTCGGTCGAGCACGGCCAGGCGGGGATCGGCGCGACACGCTCCTCGAAGTTCGTGCCGCTCAAATGA
- a CDS encoding 50S ribosomal protein L2 produces the protein MGRRIQGQRRGRGGPTFRAPSHRYKADLSHQSTEEGDLITGTVVDIEHDPARSAPVAAVEFDDGDQRLVLAPEGIGVGEEMQVGVSAEIKPGNTLPLAEIPEGVPVCNVESQPGDGGKFARASGVNAQLITHDRRTAVVELPSDEVKRLDPQCRATIGVVAGGGRTEKPFVKAGNKHHKMRSRGSKYPRVRGVAMNAVDHPFGGGGRQHPGQPKSVSRDAPPGRKVGDIASKRTGRK, from the coding sequence ATGGGACGACGCATTCAGGGACAGCGCCGGGGCCGGGGCGGACCGACGTTCCGCGCGCCATCCCACCGATACAAGGCCGACCTGTCGCATCAATCGACCGAAGAGGGCGATCTGATCACGGGCACGGTCGTCGACATCGAGCACGACCCCGCCCGGAGCGCGCCCGTGGCGGCGGTCGAGTTCGACGACGGCGATCAGCGCCTCGTGCTCGCGCCGGAAGGCATCGGCGTGGGCGAGGAAATGCAGGTCGGCGTCTCGGCCGAGATCAAACCGGGCAACACGCTCCCACTCGCCGAGATTCCGGAGGGTGTGCCGGTGTGTAACGTCGAGAGCCAGCCGGGCGACGGCGGAAAGTTCGCCCGCGCGTCGGGCGTGAACGCCCAGCTCATCACCCACGACCGCCGCACGGCGGTCGTCGAACTGCCGAGCGACGAGGTGAAACGCCTCGATCCGCAGTGTCGCGCCACGATCGGCGTGGTCGCGGGCGGTGGCCGTACTGAAAAACCGTTCGTGAAGGCGGGCAACAAGCATCACAAGATGCGTTCGCGCGGGAGCAAGTACCCGCGAGTGCGCGGCGTCGCGATGAACGCCGTCGACCACCCGTTCGGTGGCGGCGGTCGCCAGCATCCCGGCCAGCCGAAAAGCGTCTCGCGTGACGCGCCGCCCGGCCGGAAGGTCGGCGACATCGCCAGCAAGCGGACCGGGAGGAAGTGA
- a CDS encoding 50S ribosomal protein L23, which yields MSSIRYPHVTEKAMNEMDYRNKLQFMVSLDATKPEIAEEIEERFDVSIVDVTTQVTPNGEKKATVKLSEDDDADEVASRIGVF from the coding sequence ATGAGCTCGATCCGCTACCCCCACGTCACCGAGAAGGCGATGAACGAGATGGACTATCGAAATAAGCTCCAGTTCATGGTCTCGCTCGACGCGACGAAACCCGAGATCGCCGAGGAGATCGAGGAGCGTTTCGACGTCTCGATCGTCGACGTCACCACGCAGGTGACGCCGAACGGCGAGAAGAAAGCCACCGTCAAACTCAGCGAGGACGACGACGCGGACGAAGTCGCCTCGCGAATCGGGGTGTTCTGA
- the rpl4p gene encoding 50S ribosomal protein L4, whose amino-acid sequence MNATVYDTDGGEAGEVDLPAIFETPYRPDLIGDAVRAAQANRTQATGADDYAGMRTPAESQGSGRGMAHVPRSNGQGRRVPQTVGGRKAHPPKEEKDSSKQINTKERKLATQSAIAATTDAERVADRGHQFEDRDLPLVVSDEFEDLVKTQEVVSLLEALGVHDDIERAEDKTIRAGRGTTRGRKYKRASSILFVTSDEPSRAARNLAGADVATAREVNTEDLAPGAQGGRLTIWTESAIEEVADR is encoded by the coding sequence ATGAACGCAACAGTCTACGACACCGACGGCGGCGAGGCGGGCGAGGTCGACCTCCCCGCGATCTTCGAGACGCCGTACCGGCCCGACCTGATCGGCGATGCGGTGCGCGCCGCACAGGCGAACCGCACCCAGGCGACCGGTGCCGACGACTACGCCGGGATGCGGACGCCCGCCGAGTCACAGGGCAGCGGTCGCGGTATGGCCCACGTTCCCCGATCGAACGGCCAGGGCCGCCGCGTCCCCCAGACCGTGGGCGGCCGGAAGGCCCACCCGCCGAAAGAGGAGAAGGACAGCTCGAAGCAGATCAACACGAAAGAGCGAAAGCTCGCCACTCAGAGCGCGATCGCCGCGACCACCGACGCAGAGCGGGTGGCCGACCGCGGCCACCAGTTCGAAGACCGCGATCTCCCGCTCGTGGTGAGCGACGAGTTCGAGGATCTCGTGAAGACCCAGGAGGTCGTCTCGCTGCTCGAAGCGCTCGGCGTCCACGACGACATCGAGCGCGCCGAGGACAAGACGATCCGCGCGGGACGCGGGACGACGCGTGGCCGGAAGTACAAGCGGGCGTCGTCGATCCTGTTCGTCACGAGCGACGAGCCCTCGCGCGCGGCGCGAAATCTTGCGGGAGCGGACGTCGCCACCGCACGAGAGGTCAATACTGAAGATCTCGCGCCGGGCGCACAGGGCGGCCGGCTGACGATCTGGACCGAGAGCGCCATCGAGGAGGTGGCGGACCGATGA
- a CDS encoding 50S ribosomal protein L3, with translation MVQPSRPRKGSLGYGPRQRASSEVPRFGSWPEADGQPGLQGFAGYKAGMSHVVMIDDAANSPREGMEQTVPVTVVETPPMRAVALRAYEDTPYGLRPLTETWTDEFHADLDRALDVPDGEADPDAFREAISEADIGDVRAITHTVPGEMVNIPKKKPDVMETRIGGGSLDDRVEFGLELITGGGEHNLTEVFRPGEYMDAAGVTKGKGTQGPVKRWGVQKRKGKHFRQGYKRRIGNLGPWNPSRVRSTVPQQGQTGYHQRTELNKRLVDSGDGDEPSVDGGFVNYGEIDGPYALVKGSLPGPDQRLLRFRPAVRPGDQPRLDPEVRYVSTASNQGQG, from the coding sequence ATGGTACAACCAAGCAGACCACGCAAGGGCTCGTTGGGATACGGCCCGCGACAACGCGCGTCGAGCGAAGTCCCGCGCTTCGGCTCGTGGCCCGAGGCTGACGGCCAGCCCGGGCTTCAGGGCTTTGCCGGCTACAAGGCCGGAATGAGCCACGTCGTGATGATCGACGACGCGGCCAACTCCCCGCGCGAAGGCATGGAACAGACAGTACCCGTGACGGTGGTCGAGACGCCGCCGATGCGGGCGGTCGCGCTCCGGGCGTACGAAGACACGCCCTACGGGCTCCGACCGTTGACCGAGACGTGGACCGACGAGTTCCACGCGGATCTCGACCGCGCGCTCGACGTCCCCGATGGCGAGGCCGACCCGGATGCGTTCCGGGAGGCCATCAGTGAGGCCGATATCGGCGACGTCCGCGCGATCACCCACACGGTGCCGGGCGAGATGGTGAACATTCCGAAGAAAAAGCCGGACGTGATGGAGACCCGGATCGGCGGCGGCTCACTCGACGATCGAGTCGAGTTCGGGCTCGAACTCATCACCGGTGGCGGCGAACACAATCTGACCGAGGTGTTCCGCCCCGGTGAGTACATGGACGCCGCTGGCGTCACCAAGGGCAAGGGCACCCAGGGCCCCGTCAAGCGCTGGGGCGTCCAGAAACGCAAAGGCAAACACTTCCGCCAGGGCTACAAGCGCCGGATCGGCAACCTCGGCCCGTGGAACCCCTCGCGGGTTCGCTCGACGGTCCCCCAGCAGGGCCAGACGGGCTACCACCAGCGCACCGAGCTCAACAAACGCCTCGTCGATTCGGGCGACGGCGACGAGCCCTCCGTCGACGGCGGGTTCGTCAACTACGGCGAGATCGACGGGCCGTACGCGCTCGTGAAGGGATCGCTCCCCGGTCCGGACCAGCGACTGCTCCGGTTCCGGCCGGCGGTCAGACCCGGCGACCAGCCGCGCCTCGATCCCGAGGTCCGGTACGTTTCGACGGCATCGAACCAGGGGCAAGGATAA
- a CDS encoding putative RNA uridine N3 methyltransferase — protein MTVSLLVPSSLCREAADKREATHKVGLVARAATVFRIDRVTVFPDPDGDRRWGGGFVSTVLRYAATAPYLRKEAWGTRDELEQAGVLPPLRAVSRTGSESQGSGSSRQGIVTEVGPDGRVRVNCGLQHPISLVDPTDVGLDEGERVTVRISSREPVRARIVDEPAPGFAVERADLSAALGREDAGLRIATSRHGEALTTDRLGVLAGRVEDGMTVAFGAPERGLPAMLGIDTGSVASGSETDEPAGFDRWLDTVPNQGSEVVRTEEAVFATLACLTLPR, from the coding sequence ATGACAGTCAGCCTGCTCGTGCCGTCGTCCCTTTGCCGGGAGGCCGCCGACAAGCGCGAGGCGACCCACAAGGTCGGTCTCGTTGCCCGCGCGGCCACCGTCTTCCGGATCGACCGCGTTACGGTCTTCCCGGATCCCGACGGCGACCGGCGATGGGGCGGCGGGTTCGTTTCCACGGTACTGCGGTACGCCGCGACCGCTCCGTACCTCCGAAAGGAGGCGTGGGGCACGCGGGACGAACTGGAGCAAGCGGGCGTCTTGCCACCGCTTCGCGCCGTCTCACGGACCGGCTCCGAATCGCAAGGTTCGGGGTCGTCAAGACAGGGAATCGTGACCGAGGTCGGCCCTGATGGACGCGTTCGGGTCAATTGCGGACTGCAACACCCGATCTCACTGGTCGATCCCACCGACGTGGGACTCGACGAGGGAGAGCGTGTGACCGTCAGGATCTCTTCGCGAGAGCCGGTCCGCGCGCGGATCGTCGACGAGCCCGCACCCGGGTTCGCCGTCGAGCGCGCGGACCTCTCGGCAGCGCTCGGCCGTGAGGACGCCGGGCTCCGGATCGCCACGTCGCGCCACGGTGAGGCGCTCACGACGGATCGACTCGGAGTGCTGGCCGGACGGGTCGAAGACGGCATGACCGTCGCCTTCGGCGCGCCCGAGAGAGGGCTGCCGGCGATGCTTGGCATCGACACCGGGTCGGTGGCGAGTGGCAGCGAGACCGACGAGCCTGCGGGGTTCGATCGCTGGCTCGACACGGTTCCGAACCAGGGCAGCGAGGTCGTGCGCACCGAAGAAGCGGTGTTCGCCACCCTCGCCTGTCTCACCCTACCGCGATAG
- a CDS encoding homoserine kinase, translated as MLTVRAPATSANLGSGFDVFGVALERPADVVRVEKADRTTIEVTGTGSQYIPEDPEKNTVGAVAEALDAPAHIEIDKGVRPASGLGSSAASAAAAAVALDELYARGRTREELVPIAAEGEAVVSGTPHADNVAPAILGGFTIAAGEGVSQVDTTIPLVACLPEIVVSTRDARRVVPERATMEELVETVGAAATLTVGMCRGDPGLVGAGMDDPVVTPARADLIDGYDAVRTAALEAGATGVTVSGAGPGVIAACEADDRRQIASVMLDAFAERGIDARAYPTRVGRGATIH; from the coding sequence ATGCTCACCGTCCGGGCCCCCGCGACGAGCGCCAACCTCGGCAGCGGGTTCGACGTGTTCGGCGTCGCCCTGGAGCGCCCGGCGGACGTCGTTCGGGTCGAAAAGGCCGACCGGACGACGATCGAGGTCACGGGCACCGGGAGCCAGTACATCCCCGAGGACCCCGAGAAGAACACCGTCGGGGCGGTCGCTGAGGCGCTCGACGCGCCCGCGCACATCGAGATCGACAAGGGCGTACGGCCGGCTTCCGGGCTCGGGTCGTCGGCCGCGAGCGCTGCTGCCGCCGCGGTCGCACTCGACGAACTCTACGCACGCGGACGCACGCGCGAGGAACTCGTTCCGATCGCGGCCGAGGGCGAGGCGGTCGTTTCTGGAACTCCCCACGCCGACAACGTCGCACCCGCGATTCTCGGTGGGTTCACGATCGCCGCGGGCGAGGGCGTCTCGCAGGTCGACACCACGATCCCGCTCGTGGCGTGCCTGCCCGAGATCGTGGTCTCCACCCGTGATGCGCGCCGGGTCGTTCCTGAAAGGGCGACGATGGAGGAGCTTGTCGAGACGGTCGGTGCGGCTGCGACGCTCACGGTCGGAATGTGTCGCGGTGATCCCGGACTCGTCGGCGCGGGGATGGACGATCCGGTGGTGACGCCCGCCCGCGCCGATCTGATCGACGGGTACGACGCGGTCAGGACTGCGGCGCTCGAAGCGGGCGCGACGGGCGTCACCGTCAGCGGTGCGGGACCGGGTGTGATCGCGGCGTGCGAGGCGGACGACCGGCGGCAGATTGCGAGCGTGATGCTCGACGCGTTCGCCGAGCGCGGGATCGACGCGCGCGCGTACCCGACGCGAGTCGGGCGAGGCGCGACGATCCACTAA
- a CDS encoding PH domain-containing protein, whose product MSQNADVPEWVTLTEGEEVRWDGHPSLRLVLPSIVIGLVIAIAGIVLTAVVLTEPPVRWLPLVGVPIGLVIVAWAYVSQRSTHYIITSEEVYRKTGIVNRNVAQVRLDRVQNTTYDQSVLERLFSYGHITIYTAGSDTMDVSFNGVSDPQQVNQSLTEALDDIATGERDGL is encoded by the coding sequence ATGTCACAGAACGCTGACGTTCCGGAATGGGTCACGCTCACAGAGGGCGAGGAAGTCCGGTGGGATGGCCACCCCAGTCTCCGGTTGGTCCTGCCATCGATCGTGATCGGACTCGTGATCGCGATCGCCGGGATCGTGTTGACGGCCGTCGTTCTGACCGAGCCGCCGGTCCGGTGGCTCCCCCTCGTGGGGGTTCCGATCGGGCTCGTGATCGTCGCATGGGCGTACGTCTCCCAGCGGAGCACCCACTACATCATCACGAGCGAGGAGGTCTACCGCAAGACCGGGATCGTGAACCGCAACGTCGCCCAGGTCAGGCTCGATCGCGTACAAAATACGACCTACGACCAGTCGGTGCTCGAACGCCTGTTCTCGTACGGCCACATCACGATCTACACCGCCGGCTCGGACACCATGGATGTCTCTTTCAACGGCGTTTCCGATCCCCAGCAGGTCAATCAATCCCTGACGGAGGCGCTCGACGACATCGCTACCGGAGAGCGAGACGGACTCTGA